Below is a genomic region from Pseudomonas frederiksbergensis.
CAATTTCGGTCACCGACGTGGTGACCTGTACCGAGGAGCGCTGAGCCTGGGACACCAGTGAGGTCAGCTCGGTCATCATGTCGTTGAAGCCGGTTTCCACCGCGCCGAATTCGTCCTTGCGGTCCAGGTTCAGACGGCTGCTGAGATCGCCGGTACGCATGATGTCGAGGATCTGCACAATGCGGTTCATCGGCGCCATGATCGCGCGCATCAATAGCAGGCCGCAGAGACCGGCAGCGAGAATCGCGATCAGCAAAGAGAGGCCCATGCTGATTTTTGCCGCGGTGACCGCTTGGCGGATTGCCTCGGTGGCATCAGCGGACTGATCACGATTGCGATCAATCACAACACTCAACTGCTTGCGGCCATCGACCCACGCGGGTGTCAACTCCTGCTCCAGCGCTATGCGGGCCTGTTCGTATTGTTTGTGCTGATACAGATCGATGACTTTATTAAACGCCTGATTGAACGTTTTATGACGAACTTCGAATGCGTCGAAATCGGCCTGATCCCCGGCATCGAAAATGGTTTTCCGATAGTTGTCCATCTCCTGTTCGAGGCGCGCTTCGTAGCTCTTGTACAGTTCCAGATCAGCGGCAGTCATGTCGCGATGTTCAGAGAGGCCAACGATCCGCTGGGTCAGGACGTAGCTGTCGACCCAGGCGCTGCGAATCATCGAACTGTAATACACCCCCGGAGCGGCATCCGTTCGGACCGTTTCCTCACTGGTTTCAATCTTCAGCAGACTGGAGAACGAGACCATGACCATCAGCAGCATGATGGCGATAATTACCGCAAAGCTCGCCAAAATGCGTTGGCGCAACGTCCAGTTCTTCACAGTCAGTCCTCGAGGCGGTTCAAATGGAGGTGAGTATACCGAGGGATCGCGGCGTTTTATAAGCTGTTGCGCACGGCGCCTCATCCCGAGTGAAAAGCGTGTATCTGCTTTGATCGTTCCCACGCGGGAGCGTGGGAACGATCAATGTGGTGCGACTAAGTCTCTGGCTGATCAACGTTATCCAGCGCCCGATTCATCGCCCGTTCGGCCAGGGAAATCATCTGCTGAATCGCCAGCGCAGTATTGCGCTTGGGGCCTTCGAGTTCAAACGCCAGATCGCTGGCCATGACATTCGCCGAGGCGACGGTCTCGCAGGCGTGGGCCAGCAGGGTTTCGCTGTCGACGTCGGGGCGATGACGAAAATGCAGCCGGGGCGTCGGTCGGCTAACAATTCCAGATAGTG
It encodes:
- a CDS encoding methyl-accepting chemotaxis protein, producing MKNWTLRQRILASFAVIIAIMLLMVMVSFSSLLKIETSEETVRTDAAPGVYYSSMIRSAWVDSYVLTQRIVGLSEHRDMTAADLELYKSYEARLEQEMDNYRKTIFDAGDQADFDAFEVRHKTFNQAFNKVIDLYQHKQYEQARIALEQELTPAWVDGRKQLSVVIDRNRDQSADATEAIRQAVTAAKISMGLSLLIAILAAGLCGLLLMRAIMAPMNRIVQILDIMRTGDLSSRLNLDRKDEFGAVETGFNDMMTELTSLVSQAQRSSVQVTTSVTEIAATSKQQQATATETAATTTEIGATSREIAATSRDLVRTMTEVSTAADQASVLAGSGQQGLARMEDTMHSVMGAADLVNAKLAILNEKAGNINQVVVTIVKVADQTNLLSLNAAIEAEKAGEYGRGFAVVATEVRRLADQTAVATYDIEQMVREIQSAVSAGVMGMDKFSEEVRRGMSEVQQVGEQLSQIIHQVQALAPRVLMVNEGMQAQASGAEQINHALVQLGDASSQTVESLRQASFAIDELSSVAVGLRSGVSRFKV